GTCATGTCCCGCTTCAAGTACGTATTGGTGGATCTAGTGCTGCTGCTCTGCGTCGCCCTCGCTCTCGTCCGTCTCCTCCATTGAGGGCAACGCAGTAGCTTCGCCGTCGATGGCACGACTGTCGGCGGCGGAGTTACGGAACTTTCTGGACGATATGACCGACCGGTATAACCGGCCGGGTTTCATCGAAACCGATCCCGTTTCCATACCGCATCGTTACCGCAACAAAGAAGATATCGAAATCGCCGGTTTCCTGGCCGCGACCATCGCCTGGGGACAACGACCGGTGATCCTGAAGAATGCCTCCCGCCTGCTTGGCTGGATGGACGACTCACCCGCCGCTTTCGTGCGGGGTTTTTCAGAAAAGGACCTGAAACCGTTCCGGGGTTTTGTCCACCGAACCTTCCACCCGGACGATTGCCTCTACTTTCTCCGCGCCCTGCAACGGGCCTATCGCGAAAACGATGGGCTCCAGGGTCTATTTACCCCGGCCTGCCCCGATGCTCCGCTGCGCGACACCATCAGCAGCGCCCGCCGGCGCTTTTTCGAAGAGCCCGGACCCGCCCGCTCCCACAAACATTTCTCTGATCCGGTCAAAGGCTCCGCCGCCAAGCGGATCAACATGTTCCTGCGCTGGATGGTGCGCCACGACGAGCGCGGTGTGGACTTCGGTATCTGGAAACAACTGCAACCCGCTTCGCTGATCTGCCCGCTCGACGTCCATTCGGCCCGGGTTGGCCGGAAACTCGGCCTGTTGAAACGCAAATCCAACGACTGGCAGGCCGCCGAAGAACTGACCGCCGCCCTGCGGAAACTGTGCCCGGAGGATCCCGTGAAGTACGACTATGCCCTGTTCGGGCTGGGCGTATTCGAACGCTTCTGATTGCGTATCTTTGACGCAATGCAGTTTTTGAACCCGCAGTTCCTCTTCGCCTTTTTCGCCCTGGCGATTCCGATCCTGGTTCACCTCTTCAATTTCCGGCGTTACAAGAAGGTGTTGTTCACCAACGTCCGTTTCCTGCAGGAGATCCGGCAGGACACCCAGAACCGGTCCCGCCTGCGTAACCTGCTCA
This genomic stretch from Bacteroidota bacterium harbors:
- a CDS encoding TIGR02757 family protein; this translates as MSAAELRNFLDDMTDRYNRPGFIETDPVSIPHRYRNKEDIEIAGFLAATIAWGQRPVILKNASRLLGWMDDSPAAFVRGFSEKDLKPFRGFVHRTFHPDDCLYFLRALQRAYRENDGLQGLFTPACPDAPLRDTISSARRRFFEEPGPARSHKHFSDPVKGSAAKRINMFLRWMVRHDERGVDFGIWKQLQPASLICPLDVHSARVGRKLGLLKRKSNDWQAAEELTAALRKLCPEDPVKYDYALFGLGVFERF